A single Glycine soja cultivar W05 chromosome 14, ASM419377v2, whole genome shotgun sequence DNA region contains:
- the LOC114384409 gene encoding RING-H2 finger protein ATL66-like, whose translation MSIRDSESLNWHYDTELDDETLEIRGRKLFFIIVLFSIILLFTALFVFARRICRRRHHHHNGLLLPDAVPPPQNTGLDSAAIKRLPIVLHPRCNRVAEAECCICLGAFADGEKLKVLPGCDHSFHCECVDKWLTNHSNCPLCRASLKLDSSSFPAILIQSPPVRTSLPV comes from the coding sequence ATGTCGATTCGTGACTCTGAATCACTGAATTGGCACTACGACACTGAACTCGACGACGAAACCCTCGAAATCCGCGGCCGCAAGCTCTTTTTCATCATCGTCCTCTTCTCCATCATTCTCCTCTTCACCGCGCTCTTCGTCTTCGCGCGCCGGATCTGCCGCcgccgccaccaccaccacaatgGCCTCCTCCTCCCCGATGCCGTCCCGCCGCCGCAGAACACCGGCCTCGATTCCGCCGCGATCAAGAGGCTACCGATCGTCCTCCACCCGCGGTGCAACCGCGTGGCGGAGGCGGAGTGCTGCATCTGCCTCGGCGCGTTCGCCGACGGAGAGAAGCTGAAGGTTCTTCCAGGGTGCGACCACAGCTTCCATTGCGAGTGCGTGGATAAGTGGCTCACGAATCACTCCAATTGCCCTCTCTGCAGAGCTTCGCTCAAGCTCGATTCTTCTTCCTTCCCCGCGATTTTGATCCAATCGCCACCCGTTAGAACTAGTCTTCCGGTCTGA